The following are from one region of the Hydrogenimonas sp. SS33 genome:
- a CDS encoding 2OG-Fe(II) oxygenase, whose protein sequence is MLDDVVTVSEKIYADRKVWAMDFPRQPMPSPYVERPFLTFEEAVPHDACRDALATLEGCDTKAAALRGDRALDRSIRDTLLHPLTPQIERLYEEAVGKYRSKIERFFAVALGAATRPQLLEYREGGRYRRHADNASELVDSRGELVGYRVTIPERKVTTLLFLNTQGEDFTGGALLFNHLVDEEGKTVTLKPRAGTLLAFPSHPLFAHEVEPVQSGRRFAIAQWHDAVL, encoded by the coding sequence ATGTTGGATGACGTGGTCACCGTATCCGAAAAGATCTATGCCGACAGGAAGGTGTGGGCGATGGATTTCCCCCGTCAGCCCATGCCCTCACCCTACGTGGAGCGTCCGTTTCTGACTTTCGAAGAGGCGGTGCCGCACGATGCCTGCCGTGATGCTCTTGCGACGCTGGAGGGATGCGACACGAAAGCCGCGGCGCTTCGCGGCGACAGGGCACTGGACCGCTCCATCCGCGACACGCTGCTGCATCCGCTCACCCCCCAAATCGAAAGGCTCTACGAAGAGGCGGTCGGGAAGTACCGCAGCAAGATCGAGCGCTTTTTCGCAGTCGCCCTGGGGGCGGCCACCCGTCCCCAGCTTCTGGAGTACCGGGAGGGCGGACGCTACAGACGCCATGCCGACAACGCCTCCGAACTGGTCGACAGCCGTGGGGAGCTGGTAGGCTACCGGGTGACGATTCCGGAGCGGAAAGTGACGACACTCCTTTTCCTGAACACCCAGGGGGAGGATTTCACGGGCGGGGCGCTGCTTTTCAACCACCTTGTGGATGAAGAGGGGAAAACCGTGACGCTGAAACCACGTGCCGGAACGCTGCTGGCGTTTCCCTCCCATCCCCTCTTCGCCCATGAGGTCGAACCGGTGCAATCGGGCAGGCGTTTCGCCATCGCCCAGTGGCACGACGCCGTGCTGTAA
- the fabD gene encoding ACP S-malonyltransferase yields MKKTAFLFPGQGSQAIGMGKSFVEHSPAAAQMLEAAGEALKIDMANLLFEPNDLLEQTKYTQPAILLVSMMAYRLFSEKIPEAPAFALGHSLGEFSALAAVGAIDWLEAVKLVHLRGDLMQKACEGIEAGMMVVLGVADEDVEAICQDAREQGKKVWPANYNADGQIVIAGIKSDLESLEEPLKAAKARRVMLLKMSVASHCPLLEPAVTPLQEALEKVLTDRFAAPVISNVTAKAYNTKAEALDLLGRQLVSPVLYKQSIRGNDDLVDRYIEFGHGGVLKGLNRRTTKKPTLVVGDYDSLNAVLDEIAGEG; encoded by the coding sequence ATGAAAAAAACCGCATTTCTCTTTCCCGGGCAGGGATCCCAGGCTATTGGCATGGGAAAAAGCTTCGTCGAGCACTCTCCCGCGGCGGCCCAGATGCTCGAAGCCGCCGGCGAAGCCCTGAAAATCGACATGGCGAACCTGCTTTTCGAACCCAACGACCTGCTTGAGCAGACCAAATACACCCAGCCCGCCATTTTGCTGGTCTCGATGATGGCCTACCGGCTCTTTTCCGAAAAGATTCCGGAAGCGCCGGCTTTCGCCCTGGGCCACTCCTTGGGCGAGTTTTCGGCTCTGGCGGCGGTGGGTGCCATCGATTGGCTGGAAGCGGTGAAACTGGTCCATCTGCGGGGCGATTTGATGCAGAAGGCCTGCGAAGGGATCGAAGCGGGCATGATGGTGGTCCTCGGCGTGGCCGATGAGGATGTGGAGGCGATCTGCCAGGATGCCAGGGAGCAGGGCAAAAAGGTGTGGCCCGCCAACTATAATGCCGACGGACAGATCGTCATCGCCGGCATCAAGAGCGACCTCGAAAGCCTGGAAGAGCCCCTCAAAGCGGCCAAGGCGCGCCGCGTGATGCTGCTGAAGATGTCCGTGGCGAGCCACTGCCCGCTGCTTGAGCCGGCGGTGACGCCGTTACAGGAGGCGCTGGAGAAGGTGCTCACCGACCGTTTCGCGGCCCCGGTCATCTCCAACGTCACCGCCAAAGCCTACAACACCAAAGCCGAAGCCCTCGACCTGCTGGGCAGGCAGCTCGTCTCGCCGGTGCTTTACAAACAGTCGATTCGGGGCAACGACGACCTGGTGGACCGCTACATCGAATTCGGCCACGGCGGCGTTCTCAAGGGTCTCAACCGCCGTACCACCAAAAAGCCGACCCTGGTCGTGGGCGACTACGACTCCCTCAACGCCGTCCTCGACGAAATCGCGGGAGAGGGTTGA
- the gltB gene encoding glutamate synthase large subunit: MDLLRGFKDNCGFGLIANIDNAPSHALLEDAIHALERMMHRGAIAADGKSGDGSGLLLSMPRKFMAKVAKEAGCDLPAQYAVAQIFYKNTENLKVFEEMCEKNDLRILFSREVPVNTDALGQQALETLPSIVQFFVAPNSLMATKRFEALVYLTRRETENALKEDEDFYIPSFSDRVISYKGLVMPTHIKAFYPDLSDPDFEISFSLFHQRFSTNTLPKWRLAQPFRMIAHNGEINSVEANRFNVAAKCEALKSDVFSDEEIRRMMPLLQEGSSDSASLDNFFEFLRINGIDIFKAVRAVIPAPWQNAPHMDAKLRAFYEYMSTCFEAWDGPAAVSFTDGRYIGCVLDRNGLRPAKYIITKDRRLIISSEYGVVEVDDDEIIERGRLQSGEMIGLDLKYGTILKNEEIDNYLKSSQPYAEWLNEQLVYLQEYVEKPFDNLERYNLNQMIEKQRYFNITQEVIDQIIEPMIKDGKEPTGSMGDDTPLAAFSKVQRSFTDFFKQKFAQVTNPPIDPIREKVVMSLNTGFGEIHNILDEDPDHAQRLKTTSPILTFEKLEVLKSFGDEKHPRYKPYYKNRTYSTTFEENLRGSLEDLVYDIVEDVKNDGVRIVIFDDKGLDEKHKTIPMAMAVGRLNYALLDAGVRHLVSIVAVTGEVVDSHSTACLLAYGASAVYPYMLFATVYRLLAKKNLTDYEMRNEFKKVHAALGAGILKIMSKMGISTIASYRNSALFDVLGLSNDIVEDCFRNSHVLIPGLGYSDIEERLERYHKEAFEHEHLRKLFPLKVGGFYKYVDGQEYHDFAPMTIRQLRDAAISGEWKDYAVLKNIIENRDKKMIRDFFTFRSDRKPIPLEKVEPKEAIFKRFASAAMSLGSISPEAHESIAEAMNRIGAQSNSGEGGEDASRFGTVKNSKIKQVASGRFGVTPAYLRSAEEIQIKIAQGAKPGEGGQLPGHKVTALIARLRHTMPGVTLISPPPHHDIYSIEDLAQLIFDLKQVNPDATITVKLVSTAGVGTIAAGVAKAYADKIIISGGDGGTGAAALGSIKFAGNPWELGLSEAHNALKANHLRQNVHLQTDGGLKTGLDVVKAALLGAESYAFGTPALAMVGCKMLRICHLNRCSVGIATQEPMLREHFEGNVQRLVNYFTLLAEDVRQIMAQLGYETLEELIGRSDLLKVIDDDFAKKFDFSSVLMRLDGPDTCQVASNEPFDTNAFEKEVLKEAADAIQNPKNRMVIDRTICNLNRSFGARISGEIAKYYGDGGLPEDTIKIRLKGIAGQSFGAFLINGVTLHIDGVANDYVGKGMNGGKIVIAPLNQGEQFSAAGNTCLYGATGGKLFVAGNVGERFAVRNSGALAVVEGTGDHACEYMTGGVVVILGCTGVNFGAGMTGGLAFVYDTKHTFVENINQELVEAHRIDTDDTDEARHYLKRLLNEYYNETGSAKAKCILENFRMEIRNFWMVRPKELRKVPLNLDEGE, from the coding sequence ATGGATCTTTTACGAGGATTTAAAGACAACTGCGGCTTCGGATTGATCGCCAACATCGACAATGCGCCGAGCCATGCGCTGCTCGAAGATGCCATCCATGCGCTGGAGCGGATGATGCACCGGGGCGCCATCGCCGCCGACGGCAAGAGCGGTGACGGCAGCGGCCTTCTGCTCTCGATGCCCAGGAAATTCATGGCCAAGGTGGCCAAAGAGGCGGGGTGCGACCTTCCCGCCCAGTATGCCGTTGCCCAGATCTTCTACAAAAATACGGAGAACCTCAAAGTATTCGAAGAGATGTGCGAAAAAAACGACCTGCGCATCCTCTTCAGCCGGGAAGTTCCCGTCAACACCGACGCCCTGGGGCAGCAGGCCCTCGAGACGCTTCCTTCCATCGTCCAGTTTTTCGTCGCCCCCAACTCACTGATGGCGACCAAGCGCTTCGAAGCGCTGGTCTACCTGACGCGCCGGGAGACGGAAAACGCCCTCAAAGAGGATGAGGATTTCTACATCCCCAGTTTCAGCGACAGGGTCATCAGCTACAAAGGGCTGGTGATGCCGACCCATATCAAAGCGTTCTACCCCGACCTGAGCGATCCCGATTTTGAGATCAGCTTCTCCCTTTTCCACCAGCGCTTCTCCACCAATACCCTGCCCAAATGGCGCCTGGCGCAACCCTTTAGAATGATCGCCCACAACGGGGAGATCAACTCCGTCGAAGCCAACCGCTTCAATGTGGCCGCCAAATGCGAAGCCCTGAAATCGGATGTCTTCAGCGACGAAGAGATCCGCCGGATGATGCCGCTGCTGCAGGAGGGTTCCAGCGACAGCGCCAGCCTGGACAACTTTTTCGAATTCCTGCGCATCAACGGCATCGACATCTTCAAGGCGGTCCGCGCCGTCATTCCCGCCCCCTGGCAGAACGCGCCCCACATGGATGCCAAACTCCGGGCTTTCTACGAATACATGAGTACCTGTTTCGAAGCGTGGGACGGTCCGGCGGCGGTCAGCTTCACCGACGGCCGGTATATCGGGTGCGTCCTCGACAGGAACGGCCTGCGCCCCGCCAAATATATCATCACCAAAGACCGGCGGCTTATCATCTCCAGCGAGTACGGTGTCGTGGAGGTCGACGACGACGAAATCATCGAACGCGGACGCCTGCAGTCGGGGGAAATGATCGGCCTCGACCTCAAATACGGCACGATTCTGAAAAACGAAGAGATCGACAACTACCTCAAGAGTTCCCAGCCCTACGCCGAGTGGCTCAACGAGCAGCTGGTCTACCTGCAGGAGTATGTCGAAAAGCCCTTCGACAACCTGGAGCGCTACAACCTCAACCAGATGATCGAAAAGCAGCGCTATTTCAACATCACCCAGGAGGTGATCGACCAGATCATCGAGCCGATGATCAAGGACGGCAAGGAACCCACCGGCTCCATGGGAGACGACACGCCTCTGGCGGCCTTTTCGAAGGTGCAGCGCAGTTTCACCGACTTTTTCAAACAGAAATTCGCCCAGGTAACCAACCCGCCCATCGACCCCATCCGCGAAAAGGTGGTCATGAGCCTCAACACGGGTTTCGGCGAGATCCACAACATTCTCGACGAAGACCCCGACCATGCCCAGCGCCTCAAAACCACCTCTCCCATCCTGACCTTTGAAAAACTGGAGGTCCTCAAGAGTTTCGGCGACGAGAAGCATCCCCGTTACAAACCCTACTACAAAAACCGCACCTACAGCACCACGTTCGAAGAGAACCTCAGAGGTAGCCTGGAGGACCTGGTCTACGACATCGTCGAGGATGTCAAGAACGACGGCGTGCGCATCGTCATATTCGACGACAAGGGGCTCGACGAGAAGCACAAGACGATCCCGATGGCGATGGCGGTGGGGCGCCTCAACTACGCCCTGCTCGATGCCGGCGTGCGCCATCTGGTAAGCATCGTCGCCGTGACCGGTGAAGTGGTCGACTCCCACTCCACGGCCTGCCTGCTTGCCTACGGCGCGTCGGCGGTCTACCCCTATATGCTCTTCGCCACCGTCTACCGCCTCCTGGCCAAGAAGAACCTGACCGACTACGAGATGCGCAACGAATTTAAAAAGGTCCATGCGGCCCTGGGGGCGGGGATTCTCAAGATCATGTCGAAGATGGGCATCTCCACCATCGCAAGTTACCGAAATTCGGCGCTCTTCGACGTACTGGGGCTCTCCAACGATATCGTCGAAGACTGTTTCCGCAACTCCCACGTGCTCATTCCGGGCCTGGGCTACAGCGACATCGAGGAGCGGCTCGAGCGGTACCACAAAGAGGCCTTCGAACACGAGCATCTGCGCAAGCTCTTCCCGCTGAAAGTGGGCGGCTTCTACAAGTACGTCGACGGGCAGGAGTACCACGACTTCGCGCCCATGACGATCCGCCAGCTGCGTGACGCGGCGATTTCGGGCGAATGGAAAGATTATGCGGTTCTGAAGAACATCATCGAAAACCGTGACAAGAAGATGATACGTGACTTCTTCACCTTCCGCAGCGACCGCAAGCCGATCCCGCTGGAGAAGGTGGAGCCCAAAGAGGCCATTTTCAAGCGTTTCGCCAGTGCGGCCATGAGCCTGGGCTCCATCTCCCCCGAAGCCCATGAGAGCATCGCCGAAGCGATGAACCGAATCGGCGCCCAGTCCAACAGCGGCGAGGGCGGGGAAGATGCCAGCCGTTTCGGAACCGTCAAAAATTCCAAGATCAAGCAGGTCGCTTCCGGCCGCTTCGGCGTGACCCCCGCCTACCTGCGCAGCGCCGAAGAGATCCAGATCAAGATCGCCCAGGGGGCGAAACCGGGCGAGGGCGGACAGCTGCCGGGCCACAAAGTTACGGCGCTCATCGCCAGGTTGCGCCACACGATGCCCGGCGTCACCCTCATCTCGCCGCCGCCCCACCACGACATCTACTCCATCGAGGACCTGGCGCAGCTCATTTTCGACCTAAAGCAGGTCAACCCCGACGCGACGATCACCGTGAAACTGGTCTCTACCGCGGGTGTGGGAACCATCGCGGCGGGTGTGGCCAAAGCCTACGCCGACAAGATCATTATCTCCGGCGGCGACGGCGGAACCGGCGCGGCGGCGCTGGGCTCCATCAAGTTCGCCGGCAACCCGTGGGAGCTGGGCCTCTCCGAAGCTCACAACGCCCTCAAGGCCAACCACCTGCGCCAGAATGTCCACCTCCAGACCGACGGGGGGCTCAAAACGGGCCTGGATGTGGTCAAAGCGGCGCTTCTGGGTGCCGAGAGCTACGCCTTCGGTACGCCGGCTTTGGCGATGGTGGGATGTAAGATGCTGCGCATCTGCCACCTGAACCGCTGCTCCGTGGGTATCGCGACCCAGGAGCCGATGCTGCGGGAGCACTTCGAAGGGAATGTTCAGCGGCTGGTCAACTACTTCACGCTTCTGGCCGAGGATGTTCGGCAGATCATGGCCCAACTGGGGTACGAAACCCTCGAAGAGCTCATCGGCCGCAGCGATCTGCTGAAGGTGATCGACGACGACTTCGCCAAGAAGTTCGACTTCAGCAGCGTTCTTATGCGCCTGGACGGCCCCGACACCTGCCAGGTGGCCAGCAACGAGCCCTTCGACACCAACGCTTTTGAAAAAGAGGTGCTCAAAGAGGCGGCCGATGCCATTCAGAACCCGAAAAACCGTATGGTGATCGACCGCACCATCTGCAACCTGAACCGGAGTTTCGGGGCGCGCATCAGCGGCGAGATTGCCAAATACTACGGCGACGGCGGCCTGCCGGAGGATACGATCAAGATCCGCCTCAAAGGGATCGCCGGCCAATCTTTCGGCGCCTTCCTTATCAACGGCGTGACACTCCACATCGACGGGGTCGCCAACGACTACGTGGGCAAAGGGATGAACGGCGGCAAGATCGTCATCGCCCCGCTGAACCAGGGAGAGCAGTTCTCCGCGGCGGGCAACACCTGTCTCTACGGCGCCACCGGCGGCAAACTCTTCGTCGCCGGTAATGTGGGCGAGCGCTTCGCCGTCCGTAACTCCGGCGCCCTGGCGGTCGTCGAGGGAACGGGTGACCACGCCTGCGAATACATGACGGGCGGCGTCGTGGTCATCCTGGGCTGCACGGGTGTCAACTTCGGTGCCGGTATGACGGGCGGCCTCGCCTTCGTTTACGACACGAAGCACACTTTTGTGGAAAATATCAACCAGGAGCTGGTGGAGGCCCACCGCATCGACACCGACGACACCGACGAAGCCCGCCACTATCTCAAACGGCTTCTGAACGAATACTACAATGAAACGGGCAGCGCGAAAGCCAAATGCATTCTGGAGAATTTCCGCATGGAGATCCGCAACTTCTGGATGGTTCGCCCCAAAGAGTTGCGCAAAGTACCGCTGAATCTGGACGAGGGAGAGTAA
- the recO gene encoding recombination protein RecO: MQGYILHVRKAKNEDTIVHVLTPERLKTLYRFYGARHPIVTTGYKIDFETEQDSFRFMPRLRHVIHLGFPWLMQSDRLQVWQHFIALLYEHLKDVETPGPFYFDLLERYAALWGLQNPKRSAVEAYLELLEYEGRLHTPEACFICGGRLEEQVSLIRAYLCAHPKCVIARKMEEEKITRLFATKKTIHLEDGEVENLWLTLLEGM; this comes from the coding sequence ATGCAGGGCTATATCCTTCACGTCCGGAAAGCGAAGAACGAAGACACCATCGTCCATGTGCTGACCCCTGAGCGCCTCAAAACCCTCTACCGCTTCTACGGGGCCCGCCATCCCATCGTTACCACCGGTTACAAGATCGATTTCGAAACGGAGCAGGACTCTTTCCGCTTCATGCCCAGACTCCGCCACGTCATTCATCTGGGCTTTCCCTGGCTGATGCAAAGCGACCGCCTTCAGGTCTGGCAGCACTTCATCGCCCTGCTCTACGAACATTTGAAAGATGTGGAGACTCCGGGCCCCTTCTATTTCGACCTGCTGGAAAGATATGCCGCTCTCTGGGGGCTTCAGAACCCTAAACGCAGCGCCGTGGAAGCCTACCTCGAACTGCTCGAATACGAAGGGCGCCTACACACCCCCGAAGCGTGCTTCATCTGCGGCGGCAGGCTGGAGGAACAGGTCTCCCTCATCCGCGCCTACCTCTGCGCCCACCCCAAATGCGTCATCGCCCGAAAAATGGAAGAAGAGAAGATCACCCGCCTCTTCGCGACGAAGAAGACGATCCATCTGGAAGATGGGGAGGTGGAGAATCTGTGGCTGACGCTTTTGGAGGGAATGTGA
- a CDS encoding ATP-binding protein: MSSIKLSKKILRAAGRANVTYRLIGEGDRILVGLSGGKDSLTLVHLLKHMQRHAPFSFTFQAVTVSYGMPGERYDALAEHCERHGIPHEIYETNIFEIAEETIRENSSFCSYFSRMRRGALYTKAKEGGYNKVALGHHLDDAAESFFMSMLYNGALRSMPPIYRSDKGFWVIRPLIWVRERQTRAFVEENNIAAIGDEACPAMMKKVKLPHARERTKAMLEAWEREQPDLFKQLKASMMHLHPNAFMDPRYLDNRAVEA, translated from the coding sequence ATGTCATCGATCAAGCTCAGTAAAAAGATCCTCCGCGCCGCGGGGCGGGCCAATGTCACCTACCGCCTCATCGGCGAGGGGGACAGGATTCTGGTGGGGCTCAGCGGCGGGAAGGACTCCCTGACCCTGGTGCACCTGCTCAAACATATGCAGCGTCACGCCCCTTTTTCTTTCACGTTTCAGGCGGTGACCGTCAGCTACGGGATGCCCGGCGAGCGTTACGACGCCCTGGCCGAGCATTGCGAACGCCACGGCATTCCCCATGAAATCTACGAAACCAACATCTTCGAGATCGCCGAAGAGACGATACGGGAAAACAGCTCCTTTTGCAGCTACTTTTCCAGGATGCGCCGCGGGGCGCTCTACACCAAAGCGAAAGAGGGCGGCTACAACAAAGTGGCCCTGGGGCACCACCTCGACGACGCGGCGGAGAGCTTTTTCATGAGCATGCTCTACAACGGGGCGCTGCGCTCCATGCCCCCCATCTACCGCTCGGACAAGGGGTTTTGGGTCATCCGCCCGCTCATCTGGGTCAGGGAGCGGCAGACCCGGGCTTTCGTGGAAGAAAACAACATCGCCGCCATCGGGGACGAAGCGTGCCCTGCGATGATGAAAAAAGTAAAACTCCCCCATGCAAGGGAGCGGACCAAGGCGATGCTGGAAGCGTGGGAGCGGGAGCAGCCCGACCTTTTCAAGCAGCTCAAAGCCTCCATGATGCACCTGCACCCCAACGCCTTCATGGACCCGCGCTATCTGGACAACCGGGCGGTGGAGGCGTGA
- a CDS encoding 5'-methylthioadenosine/adenosylhomocysteine nucleosidase gives MVVGIMGAMPEEIEPILARLQGVQKHEIADNIYYTALYGSLDLVVAYSKIGKVFSALTAATMVEKFGVRKLLFSGVAGAINPELHIGDLIAATKLCQHDLDITAFGHPYGYVPEGKVFVEASPRLLEMAHEAAVKTGVKLRHGVIATGDQFVADEKRKRWIGETFGADALEMEGGAVAVVCDAMKVPFFILRAISDAADMDAGFDFDAFLESSSKKSADFIFAMLDVIDQAQ, from the coding sequence ATGGTCGTCGGCATCATGGGCGCCATGCCCGAAGAGATCGAACCGATTCTGGCGCGCCTTCAGGGTGTTCAGAAACACGAAATCGCCGACAACATCTACTATACGGCCCTCTACGGCTCTTTGGACCTGGTTGTCGCCTACAGCAAGATCGGCAAGGTCTTTTCGGCCCTGACGGCCGCGACGATGGTCGAAAAGTTCGGCGTCCGAAAGCTTCTTTTTTCCGGTGTCGCCGGCGCCATCAACCCCGAACTGCACATCGGCGACCTGATCGCGGCGACGAAGCTCTGCCAGCACGATCTGGACATCACCGCCTTCGGCCATCCCTACGGGTACGTTCCGGAAGGGAAAGTCTTCGTGGAAGCGAGCCCGCGACTGCTGGAGATGGCCCACGAGGCGGCGGTGAAGACGGGCGTGAAGCTGCGCCACGGCGTCATCGCCACGGGGGACCAGTTCGTCGCCGACGAGAAACGGAAGCGGTGGATAGGCGAAACCTTCGGGGCCGACGCCCTGGAGATGGAGGGGGGCGCGGTGGCGGTCGTGTGCGATGCCATGAAAGTCCCTTTCTTCATCCTTCGCGCCATCAGCGACGCGGCGGACATGGATGCGGGCTTCGATTTCGACGCCTTTTTGGAGAGCTCTTCGAAAAAGAGCGCCGACTTTATCTTCGCCATGCTCGATGTCATCGATCAAGCTCAGTAA
- a CDS encoding glutamate synthase subunit beta, translated as MQNFVFVERIDPKKRNVVERIKDFREIYEVYNPNEASSQSERCIQCGDPYCHNKCPLHNFIPQWLKAVADKDLELAFNLSNEPSPFPEIMGRICPHDRLCEGDCTLNDGYGAITIGPIETFISEEGFKAGLKPAFAEEKVGKRVAIVGSGPAGLSAATYLLRAGIDVEIFERADRPGGLLTYGIPGFKLDKSVLFRRVKWMEEAGLKIHYGVEVGKDKPFDELVRDFDAVFIGVGATKQKRAGIPNENAKGCLMAMELLVNVQKKLFGDPYDRKVDVKDKNVVVIGGGDTAMDCVRTSLREGARSVTCLYRRDARNMPGSRKEYNNAKEEGVEFVFNAAPKQVLVNDAGEVVGVEMLKTALGEPDESGRQRLKVIEGSEFRVDADVVVFALGFDPVPFEFLSANGIETNEWGGIVIDENFETTTKGVYAGGDCRRGADLVVTAVYDGREAAKAIIRQLIG; from the coding sequence ATGCAGAATTTTGTTTTTGTCGAACGTATCGACCCGAAAAAACGGAACGTCGTCGAGCGTATCAAGGATTTCAGGGAGATCTACGAAGTCTACAACCCCAACGAGGCCTCGTCCCAGTCGGAGCGCTGCATCCAGTGCGGTGACCCCTACTGCCACAACAAGTGCCCCCTGCACAACTTCATCCCCCAGTGGCTCAAGGCGGTGGCGGATAAAGATTTGGAGCTGGCTTTCAACCTCTCCAACGAACCGTCGCCCTTTCCGGAGATCATGGGGCGAATCTGTCCCCATGACCGGCTCTGCGAAGGTGACTGCACCCTCAACGACGGGTACGGCGCCATCACCATCGGGCCCATCGAAACCTTCATCAGCGAAGAGGGCTTCAAAGCGGGGCTCAAACCCGCCTTCGCCGAAGAGAAGGTGGGCAAGAGGGTGGCCATCGTCGGGTCGGGCCCGGCCGGGCTCTCCGCGGCGACCTACCTGCTGCGCGCCGGTATCGATGTGGAGATTTTCGAGAGGGCCGACCGCCCCGGCGGCCTGCTGACCTACGGGATTCCCGGGTTCAAACTGGACAAGAGTGTCCTTTTCCGCCGGGTCAAATGGATGGAAGAGGCGGGCCTGAAAATCCATTACGGCGTCGAAGTGGGCAAGGACAAGCCTTTCGACGAACTGGTCCGGGATTTCGACGCCGTCTTCATCGGTGTGGGAGCGACGAAGCAGAAGAGGGCGGGCATCCCCAACGAAAACGCCAAAGGGTGCCTGATGGCCATGGAGCTTCTGGTCAATGTCCAGAAGAAACTCTTCGGAGACCCCTACGACAGGAAGGTCGACGTAAAGGACAAGAATGTCGTGGTCATCGGCGGCGGCGACACCGCCATGGACTGTGTCCGCACCTCCCTCAGGGAAGGGGCGCGGAGTGTCACCTGCCTCTACCGGCGGGATGCCAGAAACATGCCCGGTTCGCGCAAAGAGTACAACAACGCCAAGGAGGAGGGGGTCGAATTCGTCTTCAACGCGGCCCCCAAACAGGTCCTCGTCAACGACGCGGGGGAAGTGGTCGGCGTCGAGATGCTCAAGACGGCCCTGGGGGAGCCGGACGAGAGCGGCCGCCAGCGCCTCAAGGTGATCGAGGGGAGCGAGTTCCGCGTCGATGCGGATGTGGTGGTATTCGCCCTCGGTTTCGACCCGGTCCCTTTCGAATTCCTCTCCGCCAACGGCATCGAGACCAACGAGTGGGGCGGCATCGTCATCGACGAGAATTTCGAAACCACGACCAAAGGGGTCTACGCCGGCGGCGACTGCCGGCGGGGTGCCGACCTGGTGGTCACGGCGGTCTACGACGGCCGTGAAGCGGCCAAAGCGATCATCCGGCAGCTGATCGGGTAA
- a CDS encoding NYN domain-containing protein: protein MEKTQKLAVLIDADNAQPSIIDALLAEIAKYGTASVKRIYGDWTLPQLKGWKEVLLTHSIQPIQQFGYTTGKNATDSAMIIDAMDLLYTGNFDGFCIVSSDSDFTKLAARIRESGLVVYGFGEKKTPTPFVSACDKFIYTEVLRAEEEESEETPIRRLSASELKRDRKLIRLLRDAVDAASDESGWAHLGAMGNIIAKQAPEFDPRNYGYKKLGELVKATGLFDIEEQVTHRGAKAIYVRNRRRR, encoded by the coding sequence ATGGAAAAGACACAGAAACTCGCCGTCCTGATCGACGCGGACAATGCCCAGCCCTCCATCATCGATGCCCTGCTGGCCGAGATCGCCAAATACGGCACGGCGAGCGTCAAGCGCATCTACGGAGACTGGACGCTGCCTCAGCTGAAAGGGTGGAAAGAAGTACTTCTGACCCACTCGATTCAGCCCATTCAGCAGTTCGGTTACACAACGGGCAAAAACGCCACCGACAGCGCCATGATCATCGATGCGATGGACCTGCTCTATACCGGCAATTTCGACGGTTTCTGCATCGTCAGCAGTGACAGCGACTTTACGAAACTGGCGGCGAGGATCCGGGAGTCGGGGCTGGTCGTCTACGGATTCGGAGAGAAGAAGACACCGACCCCTTTCGTCTCTGCCTGCGACAAATTCATCTACACCGAAGTGCTGCGCGCCGAAGAGGAGGAGAGTGAAGAGACACCGATCCGCCGACTCTCCGCATCCGAACTGAAGCGGGACAGAAAGCTGATACGCCTGCTGCGAGACGCCGTCGATGCAGCCAGCGACGAAAGCGGCTGGGCCCACCTGGGCGCCATGGGAAACATCATCGCCAAACAGGCCCCCGAATTCGACCCCAGGAACTACGGCTACAAAAAACTGGGAGAACTGGTCAAAGCCACAGGACTCTTCGACATCGAAGAGCAGGTAACCCACCGGGGTGCGAAAGCGATTTATGTGAGGAATAGGCGGAGGCGGTAG